TAGGGTAAAAACATCTTTTCCTAGGGGGGAAGAATTTGACTCTGGTGTGGTTCCACATTTCCTGCTAACCTGTCACAAAATTGTAAATGTATCATCAGTACTGATCCTTAGATATTCAAGGAAATTAAGGTGGATATATTCTAATCCTATTCCTACCTGTGCTATTGGTACAGAAAGGGATGTTTCTGGGAATATCTTCAACCATCCCTCCTGATATGACCACTTAATTTGATACTTATCACCAGTGGCTACTGTTATACTGCAACTAGGGTTTCTGAAGGTCTTCGTTGCGACCATGAATGGCTTCTGTCGACCATCAATACCATATCTTACTACTTCTTTGTCACCCTTAAATGCTTCCCAACTCTCCATTATACAAAGTTTCTGCCAAATCACAAGGAATAATATTAGCAGCTTAAATTGTAGAAAACGAATCCTATACCaatgaagaaaagaatgaaaatcgcaaacaacaatcacataaTCAAACACAAGtatttatgtggttcggcaagattgtCTAAGTTCAATTACAGTCactcgtcctcacacctctctggaaaattatctccttcagttTCCTGCCCAGCCCAGTTCCCCAATGCTTCTaataaagaggggggggggggggagtagaCCTCTCCCAGGCAGAGTGTTCGAGCAGGGGTACGGTGGTCATTGtacccccctttgttagaggcaCGGGGGACTAGGCCGGGCAGGGGACtgactggaggggataaagatcccaccTCTCTCAAATTGCATTACAGAGAAATTAAACAACCCACCctacaaatttatagtgaaaccctatatGGGGGAATTGAAGCAAGACATCCTCACCTCCTATAAATCCAAGCAACAGATTAATACAAGATATCGTACCCCCCAACATAAATTTGATTCAAAAGTACCTTTCCAAGGTGGACGGTGCGGCGAGAGATGGTGAACAAGACATGGCCGGAGGAATCCATGAGGAACATCTCCTGCTTCCAGTCACAAGCATAGTTCTCAACTCTGAAAACCAAGTTACCATTTAAACCATCATAAACTGTATAGCCATTACCATTGAAGAGCAAGGACTGATGCCAAACTGTTAGATGAACCGGAGAAGTTGGATTAGTGTTAGAGAGAGTCGCTCCTTGCTCTTCATCCATGGCCATCACAGAAAGAAAGTACAAGCTAGTCCCTTTTATAATAATTGAATTATTATAGATTGGCATGAGATAGTATTAGAGAGAGTCTCTCCTTGCTCGTCATCCATGGCCAGCACAGCGTGCTGCACATGGTTGCACGCTATCCGGATTGACAAGATCTTTTTCAAGAAAGAAGAGCTTAAttggaaaaacagaaaaaaaggacaaaaatggaaaagaaaacaagaaggaagagagatgagaaaCCATGTTGGACTTTGCAATGTTGTGGAATTTGAACTGCTGCCAACTTCCCTACTGTGGAGGCTGCGGAGTGATGGGTTACGGATCACGACTCATGGTCTACTTAAATATGGGTATGTTTTggggatctttatcgcccccagtactgggggcgctgctgtgcgcattgTGTGGCGCAGCAGTACTAGGGGCAATAATTTTCCATGTTTTGGCTGTATTGTATTCAGTTCGGTATGCATTTGAATCCATTATCTATTTCATGTTTATTTGTTATCTCATCTTCGCAACCTCAAAATTTTGTGGGTCTCGAAAGCCCCCTTCCCCCACCCTTAAGATCTCAATTTGAAATTATGGTTAAGAGACTGATCAATACAACTTTACTTTGAAAGCATTTGGAATCGTATAGTGGACTACTTTTTTAAATTAAGATTGGTTTAGTTTTTTGTATCATTTATTCGAATGCATTTTCAACCAAGAATACATTACCAAACTTATCCCTTTGTTTAGTTGTTACGTTATATGTACCTTTCTTAATTAATGGCTTTATTTGCTTGTGGTCGAGATCATTGTTAgcaaaaacgcgtttaaaatgGATGTGTACGTTCCTGTTTTTTTTATCGTTTTAAACAAGTTTTGTCGTACGTTGCTCAAATATACAGGGAAAAACGAAAAATAACaagcattcccgttttaaaTGCGTTTTAAAcgtattttccttttttttcttttttttcttttggtgatttttaagaccttggacttaagtgactatatctctctctcaaactcgGATCAAACTGATTTTTTCACCTACGTAAAGATGATTCTGAGGGCTACGTTTTTTCATGATATCAACTTCAATTCAAGATCAATGTACGGATACCGaaattagaagcatgtatttcaataaaaattcctcaatttatataaGAATAGtgtcatgtttttttgtttcatttttttaaatataaacgtttaaaacctgTACCATCCGTTAtccattttttaccattttatttgACCGTCCGTTTGTAAGTTCAATGGATAACTCGTTTACCAGAATAAAATGAAACTACTCTTCTAATTTCCTCAATTATCATCTGTTTTGCTTTTGCATGATGTCAAGATTACCAAATTTTAtcaaatcaaatgttttgaaaaCATATTTGACCTTCTGttaaatattggaatattgaataTCTGTTGAATGTAACATACAAAAGTTAGATTTTTCAAGAGGCTTGAGTTGGCTGGTCCAAGTTGACTTCTCAGGTTAATTATGGTTCGTGATTTATTAGGAGTTCATTGAAGTTCCAATTGCAATTTCTTATCCTGGTGTGCGTCCGAAATTTCGATCAAAATGTCAAAATTTCAGagatttattttagtttcaacATTAATCGAAACATTATAGCATAAAATTGATGAGTCTTCCAAGAGTGGAAGCATCTCCTTCTTTCCCAAGCTGGGAAATTGAGAAGTTCTTCTCAAGTCCGATGAACAATTTCGCGGGATCCCATTTCAAGCTTCCCATAAAAGAATTCGGCAATTATCATTGGATTTCTTTTGGGGGAGCAAAGATAACCCTGGAAAAATTAAATGGATTGCGTGGAACCGGTTATGTCAATCCAAAGAATGTGGTGGGTTTAGGCCTTCGTGATCCCCATCTCCAAAACAATGCTCTCCATCCTTGCAAAAGCAACATGGAGACTATGGAAATTTCCAGAGATCCAATGGAGTCAACTAATGAAATAACTTTATTTTCCAAATTGCTCTTTTCTCCAAGCTCGTTTAGGCGATAAGCTTTCGTGGTTTTTCTTGCAGGATTTCTTTGGGTTGTCGGCAATGGGGAGAGCATCAAGATATGGGAAATCCATAACTGGATCCCATCCTCTACAAATTTTAAACTCACCCTTCCATGTCCTGAAGGTTGTTCTCTTTTAGTGGTTTCCCAGCTGCTTGATCGATCAAAGCAATATGAAATGGGAGGCTTGACCTCTTAGATCTCTTTTTCCACTCGGCGGATAAGCATGTTATTCTGCAAATTCAACTTCCGTTATTTGCAAGACTAAGATTAAATGGTATGGGGTGCTTCAAAAACCGGGATTTAAGTGGATCAGCTTATCACCTCTTGTCAAACCAGCAGATTATCAAATCCCAAACAAAGGCGTAGTCTTCCTCATCTCATAATTAACTCTCTTGTTCCTATCCCAAAAACGGTGTGGAAGATGATTTGGAATTGCCAAACTACTCTCCCTAAAATCAAACACTTCCTGTGGAAAGCATGTGCATTTGGTTTAGCAACAGGAGAAGAGCTCTGCAAGCGTTTAATTCCTCTGGATCCCTAATGTCACCGATGCGGGTCATTGCCAGAGTCAATAGACAACATTCTCTTTGATTACTCTTTCGCCCGTGCAGTGTGGTTCGGGTGTCATCTAAATATAAAAATTCTCATATACTGACTCACATGGCAATCTCAAATTGGATCTCAAAATGGGTGGAACTGATATctaaagagaaacaaagaggcTACCCTACGATTAATTTTTGCTCTTTCATCTGTTGGTATCTTTGGAAGGCTCGAAACGATTTCTTGCACTCTAATAAGAAGCTCTCCCCGATTGAAGTATGTCAACTTGCCTCTAGTGCATTTGAGGAATTTCGGAGCGCCACAATgaaccaacaaaagaaaactcATTGCTCCGACAGGTCTCTCGAGCCTGTTCCAACATGGATACCCCCTTCACACAGGGATATTTATCCTCTCCAGTTCTCTGCTCGGCCCAGTTCCCTAGTTTCTTAGTTCTTTTAACAAGGGggttggaatgaccaccctacccttatCCAAATAttctgcctgggtggggtccaccacccctattaaaaaaaactggggaattggaggagataattttcccttcgCACAGATCATTTGAAAGGCAAGCTGTGATGCATCGCTGTTAACCTCTCAAGAAAAATTAGCCGTTGGTTTTGTGATGAGGAACTCGCTTGGTCTATCGGTTCTGGGCTGGTTCTGAGCCTATCTTCTTCTCAAACATTCTtcatatttacaaaaaaaaaaaaagaacttagaGGTCCTTAACTGAAGTTCT
The sequence above is a segment of the Telopea speciosissima isolate NSW1024214 ecotype Mountain lineage chromosome 7, Tspe_v1, whole genome shotgun sequence genome. Coding sequences within it:
- the LOC122668590 gene encoding protein LURP-one-related 8-like, whose protein sequence is MAMDEEQGATLSNTNPTSPVHLTVWHQSLLFNGNGYTVYDGLNGNLVFRVENYACDWKQEMFLMDSSGHVLFTISRRTVHLGKKLCIMESWEAFKGDKEVVRYGIDGRQKPFMVATKTFRNPSCSITVATGDKYQIKWSYQEGWLKIFPETSLSVPIAQVSRKCGTTPESNSSPLGKDVFTLIVHQRVDQAMVMAMVMISDAMMR